cacacacacacacacacacacgtgtatactatatgttatgtataatatatatatatatatataatatatatagtatatatatttatatacgtacatatatatatatgttatgtataatatatagaattatatacgtatatatatttatatatgtatacatacatttatatatatatgtgtttatatatacatatatatatatatatatatatatatatatatatatatatatatatatatatatatatcccaatgccgccagggaaaattaacaaaaaatggggaaaatgctgtgcctattttctattttttttgtgaaatacctgcccatagatggctctgctagttattagccacaaaggagtcaattgcgaccttacgtgatttgatttggcgggaaaacgttttttttactattgctatgaatatcgatggtgttatttttattataaacattattattattatactgttttttaacattagtaacagcaaaatatgataacgcaaaaatatttcgtaaatcaaagaaaagggtgaacgggcgagacaagcagtactcgtagctggctcattggtgacttagtacaagtgtagccatcgatgtgttaaaacaatcaaacaagtaaactcacagtgggcatagcacgtgcctACACGTCATACCTGTCGGCAAgaggatacatataaatatatataatatatatatttatatacgtatataaatatttatctatttaggtgtatatatacatatgtatacataaatatgtatgtgtgtatatatatacacatatatacgtatatatatatatatatatatatatatatatatatatacgtatatatgtatatatatacacacatacatgtttatatgtatatatacatacacatacacgcacgaacacacgcacacacacatacaaacacacacacacacatacaaacacacacacacacacacacacacacacacacacacacacacacacacacacacacacacacacacacacacacacacacacacatacacacacacatatatatatatacatatacatatatatatatatatatatatatgtatatatatacacaaatatagacacacaaacacgtgtatatatatatatatatatatatatatatatatatgcatacacacacacacacacacacacacacacacacacacacacacacacacacacacacacacacacacacacacacacacgtgtatactatatgttatgtataatatatatatatatatatatatatatatatatatatatcaatatatatatatatcaatatatatatatatataaatatacatcaatatatatatatcaatatatcaatatatatatatacatatatatatatatatatatatatatatatatatatatatatatatgtatgtatgtatacacacacacacacacacacacacatatatatatatatatatatatatatatatgtatatatatattgatatattgatatatatattgatgtatatttatatatatatatatattgatatatatattgatatatatatattgatatatatatatatatatatatatatatatatattgatatatatatatatattgatatatatatatatattgatatatatatatatatatatatatatatatattgatatatatatatatatgtatacatatgtatatgtatatataatatatatatatatatatatatatatatatatatatatatatatatatatatatatgtgtgtgtgtgtgtgtgtgtgtgtgtgtgtgtgtgtgtgtgtgtgtgtgtgtgtgcgtgtatgtatgtgtatatacatacatatatatatatatatatatatatatatatatatatatatatatatatggatgtatgcatacttacatgaaAGCGCATTCGCACAGTAGGTAAGAGAAGAGACTAACAACGCAGGTTCTGTGGCAGACCTGGCGTAGACGAGGCTCCCATATGCAAAGGGAAATGGACCATTAGTTGCATGTTTCCTCCTGCATTAATGTCCACTTCTCCACCTTCGGCAGATCACTGCAGTAGCGATGAACCCTGAGCTGGAACAGTGGGTCCAGAGGAACAGCATCCTCATAAAGGAAGAAGATCGCTTCTGCATCCGTCAGCTCAAGACGAGAACGAGGCACGAAGACAAGAAGAACAAGGTGCGCGTGCTCGCCATCGGTCCAGAGAAACAGCTGGAGGTGAAGTCCGTGCTGCTGCTGGGTGAGACGGGCGCAGGGAAGACCCTCTTCCTCAACGCTTTCCTCAACAAGCTGTTTGGCGTCACTGCGGGAGACAAGATTCGGCTCCAGCTGAAAGACCAGATGGACACAAAGGATAAGAAGACCACGCAGAGTCAGACGGAGTACACTACTGCATACATCATCTACCACCAAGAAGGCATGACTGGCCCTTATAACTACATGATCATTGACACCCCAGGCCTGGGCGACACGGAGGGCGCCGAGAAAGACAAAATCAATGAGCAATGTCTGAGGTTTTACTTGACTGATGAAAAGTGGATTAGTCACATCAACAGTGTCGGATTGGTCTGGAAGGGAAGCGAGCACAGATatgacgagaggaagagagaaatactcAGTCGAATCAAGCAACTCTTAGGCTTCGACATCAAGCCTTTTACAGACATATTGCTTACATTTACAACAGAAAAAACAGTGGATGCTGTTAAAGTTGTAGAGGCATCAGGGATAGGATACAACCAAGTGTTTAACTTTGATAACAAACCTCTTTATGAATGCCATGCTGTAAAGACAAGGGAAGACAAGCTGCACAGGCTGATGTGGGATTTCATGGAAGAGAGTCATGGCCTGTTTCTAGAAGAGCTCAATCGAAGAGAGGGCGTCAACCTCAAAATTACTGCCCGATTAATCCTCACTCAGATGAAACTCGAAGACTTGCAGCGTCAACAGCAAATGCAAAGGCAGCACAAAGCAAACATCTCGTCTAGGGTCCAACAGCACGAAGGAGAAATGTGTGACCTCGAGGAGGAGGCAACAAGGGTCGACTGGGACAAGATTGAGGATCTGGACACAAGCAGGGAAATCATAGTCCTTGACGACGGACGCCACTGCCACTACTGCAAAAAGTGTAACAAGACTTGTATTCCAGCTTGCAGAGCCGTCCACAAGGCTGCAGTTGCTCCAGTAATGGAAGAGGAAGGTGTGGGTGAGAAGGTACTGGGAGCTGTTGCGAAAGTTGGTACCCTTGGGTCGGCACTTGGCAGTTTTAGTATGCCGGTGGGGTTGGTCTCAGCTGTAGTTTCATTGTGCGCCGATGTTGGGAGGACAATCATGAGTCTCATTCGAAccaagaaatcaaaagaaaaaacggAGAGCTTGCACGCCAGTGAGGGCAGAAATAAGTGCACAAAATGCGACCATTTACTGTTACATCATGAAGTTAGAGACAAGATCATGGCCAAAGATGCTACTTGGGATCAGAAAGTGAATCTGCTCAAGAAACTGAAGTATGAAGAAGTAATGGGGAAAAAATCTGATCTTGAGGAGAAGATTGCCTCATACAAGTCAGAACTAGAGTCAATAAACAAGCGGGAGAAACAAGATGATGGTACGCTTAAAGAATATGCAAGAGAAATTAAACAACTCAGGATGGGGAAGTAAAGTGCGAAATATTTACCTTTGTAGTGGATCTGAGATTTTTCCCTATTTTGCAAGTGCTGACATTTGTAGTTAGCGGCCATTTcagtttttccctttttgtcttcACTTTCTATtgcttcatgtatatatgtaattagggTAATGTTTTTGCTCTTCTGTCCATTGTATGTGATTTGCTCTTGGACAGGGATTGAAGTTATCGAGCTAATAACCACATAGAAGCCAAGGGACTAATTATGGCCGTAATCTTTCTTTTGTTGAAGTAAAGGTCTTTATTATGCTCAATTGCCTTTGAATTACATGTAAACCTAAACAGCTGCTAGTGtgaagtaaaaaggaagaaaaaaaggataatacaaaatgaaaagtaaataaagaaaaatcgatatatatatacatataaatatatatattcacgtatgtataaatatatatatatatatatatatatatataatcacgtatattatatatatatatatatacatatatatagatttacgtatatctatgaatatatataaatatatatatatatatatatatatatatatatatatgaatatgaatatatatgtacacacacacacacacacacacacacacacacacacacacacacacacacacaca
The sequence above is drawn from the Penaeus chinensis breed Huanghai No. 1 chromosome 17, ASM1920278v2, whole genome shotgun sequence genome and encodes:
- the LOC125033984 gene encoding uncharacterized protein LOC125033984, whose amino-acid sequence is MNPELEQWVQRNSILIKEEDRFCIRQLKTRTRHEDKKNKVRVLAIGPEKQLEVKSVLLLGETGAGKTLFLNAFLNKLFGVTAGDKIRLQLKDQMDTKDKKTTQSQTEYTTAYIIYHQEGMTGPYNYMIIDTPGLGDTEGAEKDKINEQCLRFYLTDEKWISHINSVGLVWKGSEHRYDERKREILSRIKQLLGFDIKPFTDILLTFTTEKTVDAVKVVEASGIGYNQVFNFDNKPLYECHAVKTREDKLHRLMWDFMEESHGLFLEELNRREGVNLKITARLILTQMKLEDLQRQQQMQRQHKANISSRVQQHEGEMCDLEEEATRVDWDKIEDLDTSREIIVLDDGRHCHYCKKCNKTCIPACRAVHKAAVAPVMEEEGVGEKVLGAVAKVGTLGSALGSFSMPVGLVSAVVSLCADVGRTIMSLIRTKKSKEKTESLHASEGRNKCTKCDHLLLHHEVRDKIMAKDATWDQKVNLLKKLKYEEVMGKKSDLEEKIASYKSELESINKREKQDDGTLKEYAREIKQLRMGK